Proteins co-encoded in one Prunus persica cultivar Lovell chromosome G6, Prunus_persica_NCBIv2, whole genome shotgun sequence genomic window:
- the LOC18773784 gene encoding OTU domain-containing protein 5-B isoform X2, with amino-acid sequence MTRILVQRGSSSGSSSNPSRPSSLSGSSSGWAQPQVNSPQVVSVVKEEEIGEEAQEHVIVDELSEYCGSGDNKAVKNDDLLTESIHNDDNVSSSDELAEGEKVSKNDIADPGEMMKGLGGLRISEKVTVENVDSSRDSLQNAIGSSQPPPPPVPPPKLSSANSNSRRSVSGSSNSVRIGPSRRAVAWPVVSTRTSPTGSRPSSPRSHGEGEGYNSADEQSPCFVSSYDDVERERQFEIDIRRAKGFEVKRMLEDGNCLFRAVADQVYGDSEAYDLIRQMCIDYMERERDYFSQFITEGFTSYCKRKRRDKVYGNNVEIQALSEMYNRPIHIYSYSTEPINIFHGSYDTDTPPVRLSYHHGNHYNSLVDPRRQTIGAGLGFSCLRGMGANVDKDQVKAAIKAQQDQQIDNALLAEGRFYSDLELTEKEIERMVMEASRAEYHADDTFKQQLGRRESSTSSAEPSSSGARYSFGCSLLCVCQMT; translated from the exons ATGACTCGGATTCTGGTTCAGCGAGGTTCTTCAAGTGGTTCTTCTTCGAACCCAAGCCGTCCTTCTTCCTTGTCTGGGTCCTCTTCAGGTTGGGCACAGCCACAGGTTAATAGTCCTCAGGTTGTTTCAGTTgtgaaagaagaggaaattggAGAGGAGGCACAGGAACATGTTATTGTTGATGAGCTGTCAGAGTATTGTGGGAGTGGTGACAATAAGGCTGTAAAAAATGACGATCTATTGACCGAAAGCATTCATAATGATGACAATGTGAGTTCAAGTGATGAGCTAGCTGAGGGGGAGAAAGTTAGCAAAAATGACATTGCAGACCCAGGGGAAATGATGAAAGGTTTAGGTGGGTTGAGGATTTCTGAAAAGGTGACAGTTGAAAATGTGGACTCAAGCAGGGATTCTTTACAAAATGCGATTGGGAGTTCTCagccaccacctcctcctgtTCCTCCCCCGAAACTTTCCTCAGCAAACTCAAATTCAAGGAGATCTGTCTCAGGAAGTTCAAATTCTGTGCGAATTGGACCTTCGAGAAGAGCAGTTGCCTGGCCTGTTGTTTCAACTAGGACTTCACCAACTGGGTCACGGCCTTCTTCCCCCAGGTCTCATGGTGAAGGCGAGGGGTACAATAGTGCTGATGAACAGAGCCCTTGCTTTGTATCCTCCTATGATGATGTT GAAAGAGAACGACAGTTTgaaattgatattagacgtgCAAAAGGTTTTGAAGTGAAAAGAATGCTGGAGGATGGGAATTGTCTCTTTCGTGCTGTTGCTGATCAAGTTTATGGAGATTCTGAAGCATATGACTTGATCAGGCAAATGTGCATAGATTATATG GAGCGAGAGAGGGATTACTTTTCTCAATTTATTACAGAAGGATTCACCTCTTATTGcaagaggaaaagaagagaCAAG GTGTATGGAAACAATGTGGAGATCCAAGCCTTATCCGAAATGTATAATCGACCCATCCATATTTATTCCTATAGCACAG AACCTATTAATATCTTCCACGGGAGCTATGACACGGACACACCACCCGTACGATTAAGTTACCATCATGGAAATCATTACAACTCTCTTGTTGATCCACGTCGTCAGACCATCGGTGCAGGACTTGGGTTCAGCTGTCTTCGCGGGATGGGT GCAAATGTTGACAAGGATCAGGTCAAGGCTGCTATTAAGGCTCAACAAGACCAACAAATTGATAAT GCACTTCTAGCTGAGGGGCGATTCTACTCAGATCTTGAgctcacagagaaagaaattgaacGCATGGTGATGGAAGCTTCGAGGGCTGAGTATCATGCAGATGACACATTCAAGCAACAACTTGGAAGGAGAGAATCTTCCACTTCTAGCGCTGAGCCATCATCTTCTGGAGCTA GATATAGTTTTGGCTGCTCTTTGTTGTGTGTTTGTCAAATGACTTGA
- the LOC18773784 gene encoding OTU domain-containing protein 5-B isoform X1 → MTRILVQRGSSSGSSSNPSRPSSLSGSSSGWAQPQVNSPQVVSVVKEEEIGEEAQEHVIVDELSEYCGSGDNKAVKNDDLLTESIHNDDNVSSSDELAEGEKVSKNDIADPGEMMKGLGGLRISEKVTVENVDSSRDSLQNAIGSSQPPPPPVPPPKLSSANSNSRRSVSGSSNSVRIGPSRRAVAWPVVSTRTSPTGSRPSSPRSHGEGEGYNSADEQSPCFVSSYDDVERERQFEIDIRRAKGFEVKRMLEDGNCLFRAVADQVYGDSEAYDLIRQMCIDYMERERDYFSQFITEGFTSYCKRKRRDKVYGNNVEIQALSEMYNRPIHIYSYSTEPINIFHGSYDTDTPPVRLSYHHGNHYNSLVDPRRQTIGAGLGFSCLRGMGANVDKDQVKAAIKAQQDQQIDNALLAEGRFYSDLELTEKEIERMVMEASRAEYHADDTFKQQLGRRESSTSSAEPSSSGARSSGSETKLGVRGHGFQDSPLSSSMQVVLSMGFSYLQVIEAYSIFGDDVDSMVCYLLETSSSSRRKGKATE, encoded by the exons ATGACTCGGATTCTGGTTCAGCGAGGTTCTTCAAGTGGTTCTTCTTCGAACCCAAGCCGTCCTTCTTCCTTGTCTGGGTCCTCTTCAGGTTGGGCACAGCCACAGGTTAATAGTCCTCAGGTTGTTTCAGTTgtgaaagaagaggaaattggAGAGGAGGCACAGGAACATGTTATTGTTGATGAGCTGTCAGAGTATTGTGGGAGTGGTGACAATAAGGCTGTAAAAAATGACGATCTATTGACCGAAAGCATTCATAATGATGACAATGTGAGTTCAAGTGATGAGCTAGCTGAGGGGGAGAAAGTTAGCAAAAATGACATTGCAGACCCAGGGGAAATGATGAAAGGTTTAGGTGGGTTGAGGATTTCTGAAAAGGTGACAGTTGAAAATGTGGACTCAAGCAGGGATTCTTTACAAAATGCGATTGGGAGTTCTCagccaccacctcctcctgtTCCTCCCCCGAAACTTTCCTCAGCAAACTCAAATTCAAGGAGATCTGTCTCAGGAAGTTCAAATTCTGTGCGAATTGGACCTTCGAGAAGAGCAGTTGCCTGGCCTGTTGTTTCAACTAGGACTTCACCAACTGGGTCACGGCCTTCTTCCCCCAGGTCTCATGGTGAAGGCGAGGGGTACAATAGTGCTGATGAACAGAGCCCTTGCTTTGTATCCTCCTATGATGATGTT GAAAGAGAACGACAGTTTgaaattgatattagacgtgCAAAAGGTTTTGAAGTGAAAAGAATGCTGGAGGATGGGAATTGTCTCTTTCGTGCTGTTGCTGATCAAGTTTATGGAGATTCTGAAGCATATGACTTGATCAGGCAAATGTGCATAGATTATATG GAGCGAGAGAGGGATTACTTTTCTCAATTTATTACAGAAGGATTCACCTCTTATTGcaagaggaaaagaagagaCAAG GTGTATGGAAACAATGTGGAGATCCAAGCCTTATCCGAAATGTATAATCGACCCATCCATATTTATTCCTATAGCACAG AACCTATTAATATCTTCCACGGGAGCTATGACACGGACACACCACCCGTACGATTAAGTTACCATCATGGAAATCATTACAACTCTCTTGTTGATCCACGTCGTCAGACCATCGGTGCAGGACTTGGGTTCAGCTGTCTTCGCGGGATGGGT GCAAATGTTGACAAGGATCAGGTCAAGGCTGCTATTAAGGCTCAACAAGACCAACAAATTGATAAT GCACTTCTAGCTGAGGGGCGATTCTACTCAGATCTTGAgctcacagagaaagaaattgaacGCATGGTGATGGAAGCTTCGAGGGCTGAGTATCATGCAGATGACACATTCAAGCAACAACTTGGAAGGAGAGAATCTTCCACTTCTAGCGCTGAGCCATCATCTTCTGGAGCTA GATCATCAGGAAGTGAGACTAAGCTAGGAGTGAGGGGCCATGGTTTTCAAGATTCCCCTCTTAGCAGCAGTATGCAAGTTGTGCTGTCGATGGGGTTCAGCTACCTGCAGGTGATCGAGGCTTACAGCATATTCGGAGATGATGTCGATTCCATGGTTTGTTACTTATTGGAAACTAGCAGCAGTAGCAGGCGCAAAGGCAAGGCAACTGAATGA